In one window of Methanolobus mangrovi DNA:
- a CDS encoding AIR synthase-related protein translates to MDIEGYAKRGLKNNEPDIEDRLTARILEVKKTSPEHARKLAQATITEAKATLNLKGDVLEPTVSGVTMGEFGVGSRGLGDFYTHEKIAEVIGKTSAVVDTTHLDDSGVVKTEGGEYVILTVDGMHSRLSDYSFLAGFHVARAALRDVYVMGSRPIAMLSDIHVADDGDVGKIFDHIAGITAVSELSGIPLITGSTLRIGGDMVIGERMTGAVGAVGVSADLTSREQTQVGDVILMTEGAGGGTISTTALYYGMHDIVDETINIKFLEACDKLLESGLVKHIHAMTDVTNGGIRGDAKEISRTAGVKLTFEEKEMRKLVNPVVLEMLESLEIDYLGVSLDALLIIAPEEYAEDIMKTIRSADVDIAVIGKVVEGTGSEIIIDGQVRDFTPRFRESAYTPIKKMIGDENPRDYDEMKKAIDRAALDAIEKKRRVIEMVKNK, encoded by the coding sequence ATGGATATTGAAGGCTACGCAAAACGGGGGCTTAAAAACAACGAGCCTGACATCGAGGACAGACTCACCGCCAGGATACTGGAGGTAAAGAAAACAAGCCCTGAACATGCACGCAAGCTTGCACAGGCAACCATCACCGAGGCCAAAGCCACCCTGAATCTGAAAGGAGATGTGCTTGAACCCACTGTTTCCGGCGTAACAATGGGAGAGTTCGGTGTCGGTTCAAGAGGACTTGGAGATTTTTACACTCATGAAAAGATAGCTGAAGTCATAGGAAAGACCAGTGCAGTCGTTGATACCACCCACCTTGATGATTCCGGTGTAGTAAAAACAGAGGGAGGAGAATATGTCATCCTCACCGTTGACGGTATGCACTCCAGACTCAGCGATTACTCATTCCTTGCAGGGTTCCACGTTGCAAGAGCAGCACTACGTGACGTATATGTCATGGGATCAAGACCCATTGCAATGTTATCAGACATCCACGTGGCAGATGATGGTGATGTAGGTAAGATCTTTGACCATATAGCAGGTATTACCGCAGTTTCCGAGCTATCAGGAATCCCACTCATAACAGGCAGCACCCTGAGAATAGGCGGCGACATGGTCATAGGCGAACGCATGACCGGTGCAGTCGGTGCCGTAGGTGTTTCAGCCGACCTGACATCACGTGAACAGACACAAGTAGGAGACGTCATACTCATGACAGAAGGTGCTGGTGGCGGAACCATATCCACAACAGCGCTCTATTATGGAATGCATGATATTGTAGATGAAACCATCAACATAAAGTTCCTGGAAGCATGCGATAAACTCCTGGAATCTGGTCTTGTGAAACACATCCATGCAATGACAGACGTAACAAACGGCGGAATCCGCGGGGATGCAAAGGAAATATCCAGAACTGCTGGTGTCAAACTCACGTTTGAAGAGAAGGAAATGAGGAAACTCGTCAACCCGGTGGTCCTTGAGATGCTTGAATCACTCGAAATTGATTATCTTGGAGTTTCCCTTGATGCTTTGCTCATAATTGCACCTGAAGAATATGCTGAAGATATTATGAAGACCATCCGAAGTGCAGATGTGGATATCGCAGTTATCGGGAAAGTAGTTGAAGGCACCGGTTCTGAGATCATAATTGACGGACAGGTAAGGGATTTCACACCACGCTTCAGGGAATCGGCATACACACCTATCAAAAAAATGATCGGTGACGAGAACCCGCGTGACTATGATGAAATGAAAAAAGCCATTGACAGGGCAGCGCTCGATGCTATCGAAAAGAAACGCCGTGTAATAGAAATGGTAAAAAATAAGTAG
- a CDS encoding carboxypeptidase-like regulatory domain-containing protein: MLSDESASAGLPMRIVVLTIIGMIGIYVIVTSIMSTPFVPGSMFAASNCSSFNMTGAICDSPDLIVSVFDNEGRPVGGANIIVWGPDREKVAGGITDASGEFNYRLLNISLPQGKTEGYLSVKVMQEGYLDYTNDFLVKVRKV, from the coding sequence ATGCTTTCTGATGAATCCGCATCTGCAGGACTTCCGATGAGGATTGTTGTGCTCACGATAATCGGGATGATAGGTATCTATGTGATAGTCACATCGATCATGAGCACACCTTTTGTGCCGGGTTCAATGTTCGCGGCTTCAAATTGCAGCAGCTTCAACATGACCGGAGCAATATGTGATTCTCCTGACCTTATCGTAAGCGTTTTTGACAATGAAGGAAGGCCGGTAGGTGGTGCAAATATTATTGTATGGGGACCAGACAGGGAAAAGGTTGCAGGTGGTATCACAGATGCCAGCGGTGAATTCAATTACAGGTTACTGAACATTTCCTTACCTCAGGGTAAAACCGAAGGCTATCTTTCGGTCAAGGTTATGCAGGAAGGGTATCTGGATTATACAAATGACTTTCTGGTTAAAGTAAGAAAAGTATGA
- a CDS encoding DHH family phosphoesterase, whose amino-acid sequence MSEKCIDCNGKGYRVTGTDKCPECKGTGKSKSVDFMKLSEKDMASFLKNGSSCNNCRGSGEIENRETCAECSGKGTFYKCKICGTSMDGLYEGDEVCSSCAKKQVVYKLDNSCTLDELEVGKMYHSVVRNIAEFGVFVDINSNLRGLIHSSNMKEPLEVGEAVIVSVKEIKPRGKMDLVPRKLKEYQTVELEKDLPVKLANEIPQMVGKKIKIQGEVIQVKQTAGPTIFTIADETGQISCAAFESAGERAYPQIDADMIVAATGDITSRGDSFQLEIQSLKRLTGPKETEILQRIEAAIDSRAEPYEIEYMVESEVLEKLRPTMKKAAKEIRKAIIKSTPILLRHHADADGMTAALAIEKAIVPLIREVNGQDGEYYFYKRAPSKAPFYEMTDVVRDIGFALEDVVRHGQKMPLVISVDNGSSIENVAAMKQAKVYGIQMIVMDHHQPDDEVDQYLLTHVNPAHVGGDFGMTAGMLCTEVARMINVNVENDIKHLPAVAALGDRSEAEEAKRYIELVSDKYTTQNLKDMALALDFAAYWLKFNNGKGIVDDILDFGDHVIHKNLVNVLCEQANEMIAEQIDVSMAHVKAQDLPNGAVLNVLDVENYAHKFTFPPPGKTSGEVHDKLCKRYEGKPVVTIGYGPDFAVIRSKGVLMNIPQMVRELHEEVKGGGVNGGGHLVVGSIKFVEGMRTDVLSKLVEKIGSVGVE is encoded by the coding sequence ATGAGCGAAAAATGTATAGATTGCAACGGAAAAGGCTATCGTGTCACTGGCACTGATAAATGTCCGGAATGCAAAGGGACTGGGAAATCAAAGTCAGTAGACTTTATGAAACTTTCAGAAAAGGATATGGCCAGTTTTTTGAAGAATGGCTCTTCCTGTAACAATTGCAGAGGAAGCGGAGAGATAGAGAACAGAGAAACATGTGCGGAGTGTTCTGGAAAAGGTACTTTTTACAAGTGTAAAATATGTGGGACATCCATGGACGGCCTCTACGAAGGAGATGAGGTCTGCAGCTCATGTGCAAAGAAGCAGGTCGTGTATAAGCTTGACAACTCCTGCACCCTTGATGAACTCGAAGTTGGTAAAATGTACCATTCAGTTGTCAGGAACATTGCAGAATTCGGAGTTTTCGTTGACATCAATTCAAACCTCAGGGGACTCATACATTCCAGTAATATGAAAGAACCACTGGAAGTAGGGGAAGCTGTGATTGTAAGTGTCAAGGAGATAAAGCCAAGGGGTAAAATGGATCTTGTGCCACGTAAGCTGAAAGAATACCAGACCGTGGAACTTGAGAAGGACCTCCCTGTAAAACTGGCAAACGAAATTCCCCAGATGGTCGGCAAGAAGATCAAGATCCAGGGTGAGGTCATACAGGTCAAACAGACTGCAGGACCAACCATATTTACTATTGCTGATGAAACCGGACAGATATCCTGTGCTGCCTTTGAGAGTGCCGGTGAAAGAGCATATCCACAAATAGACGCGGACATGATAGTTGCAGCAACAGGTGACATCACATCCCGCGGAGACAGTTTCCAGCTTGAGATCCAGAGCCTTAAAAGACTCACCGGACCAAAAGAAACTGAGATACTCCAGCGTATAGAAGCTGCCATTGACAGCAGGGCAGAACCCTATGAGATAGAATACATGGTTGAGAGTGAGGTCCTTGAGAAACTCAGGCCGACCATGAAAAAAGCTGCAAAGGAAATAAGGAAGGCAATTATCAAATCCACTCCTATCCTGTTGCGCCACCATGCCGATGCTGACGGAATGACTGCGGCTCTGGCCATCGAGAAGGCCATCGTCCCACTCATAAGAGAGGTGAACGGACAGGACGGGGAATATTACTTCTACAAACGTGCACCTTCAAAAGCACCGTTCTACGAGATGACGGATGTCGTCCGTGATATCGGCTTTGCCCTTGAAGATGTGGTAAGACATGGACAGAAGATGCCTCTCGTCATAAGTGTGGACAATGGATCATCCATAGAAAACGTGGCTGCAATGAAGCAGGCAAAGGTATACGGTATCCAGATGATAGTCATGGACCACCACCAGCCCGACGATGAGGTAGATCAATACCTACTAACCCATGTTAACCCAGCACACGTCGGAGGAGATTTCGGTATGACAGCGGGTATGCTCTGTACCGAAGTAGCACGTATGATAAATGTCAACGTAGAAAATGATATCAAACACCTCCCTGCAGTAGCTGCTCTTGGTGACCGCTCAGAAGCGGAAGAGGCAAAGAGATACATAGAACTGGTATCTGACAAGTATACCACGCAAAACCTCAAAGATATGGCACTTGCCCTTGACTTTGCGGCATACTGGCTTAAGTTCAACAACGGAAAAGGCATCGTTGACGATATCCTGGACTTTGGTGACCACGTGATACACAAGAACCTTGTCAACGTGCTTTGCGAACAGGCAAACGAGATGATAGCCGAACAGATAGATGTGAGTATGGCCCATGTGAAAGCCCAGGACCTTCCAAACGGAGCTGTCCTGAATGTGCTCGATGTTGAGAACTATGCTCACAAGTTCACATTCCCACCACCAGGAAAAACATCAGGAGAAGTACACGACAAATTGTGTAAGAGATACGAAGGCAAACCTGTCGTAACTATAGGATATGGCCCTGACTTTGCTGTAATCCGCTCAAAGGGAGTATTGATGAATATACCGCAGATGGTAAGGGAACTTCACGAAGAGGTAAAGGGCGGCGGAGTCAATGGTGGAGGACACCTTGTCGTCGGAAGTATAAAATTCGTAGAAGGTATGCGCACAGATGTGCTCTCTAAACTTGTAGAAAAAATAGGGTCCGTAGGAGTTGAATAA
- a CDS encoding UDP-glucose dehydrogenase family protein — translation MKVSIIGSGYVGSVSAACFAELGHEVICIDIDEEKVKQINAGIAPIWEEGLDELMQKHTQKMLIATSDYDYAVQNSDASFICVGTPSGEDGSIDLSIVKAASASLGRAIAKKDHYHVVVVKSTVVPETTEKVVLPLIEEYSGKKAGKDFGVAMNPEFLREGKAVYDFMHPDKIVVGAIDERSFFVVSELYRRLDCKVTHTNPRTAEMIKYVNNSFLATKISFANEVGNICKQLGIDTYEVMDAVGTDFRIERQFLNCGAGFGGSCFPKDVKALIGKAKDIGYEPQLLRSVVDVNDKQPLKMVELLQKKLGDLKNKRIAVLGLAFKNDTDDIRESRSIPVITELLRLGADIAAYDPMAEESMKKIFHDVTYCKSAAQALEEAEGCLIMTEWTEFRKLDKEFESMANRVVIDGRHLIDPKDISTDVDYEGLCW, via the coding sequence ATGAAAGTATCGATCATAGGTTCGGGCTATGTCGGGTCGGTCTCAGCTGCTTGCTTTGCTGAACTTGGACACGAGGTCATCTGTATTGACATTGACGAAGAGAAGGTAAAGCAGATCAATGCAGGAATTGCACCTATCTGGGAGGAGGGGCTGGATGAGCTGATGCAAAAGCATACACAAAAGATGCTCATTGCCACATCGGATTATGATTATGCTGTGCAGAATTCCGATGCTTCATTTATCTGTGTGGGGACACCGTCGGGAGAGGACGGGAGCATTGACCTCTCCATTGTGAAGGCTGCAAGTGCCAGCCTTGGAAGGGCTATTGCGAAGAAGGATCACTATCATGTTGTTGTTGTCAAGAGCACAGTGGTGCCTGAGACAACTGAAAAAGTGGTGCTGCCGCTCATTGAAGAGTACTCCGGCAAGAAGGCAGGAAAGGATTTCGGAGTTGCGATGAACCCGGAGTTTTTGAGAGAAGGCAAGGCGGTCTATGATTTCATGCACCCTGACAAGATAGTGGTGGGTGCGATAGATGAGAGGTCATTCTTTGTAGTATCCGAACTCTACCGCAGGCTGGACTGCAAGGTCACGCACACCAATCCCAGAACAGCCGAGATGATCAAATACGTCAACAACTCATTCCTGGCGACCAAGATATCCTTTGCAAATGAAGTTGGTAACATCTGCAAACAGCTTGGCATCGACACCTACGAGGTCATGGATGCCGTGGGCACGGACTTCAGGATAGAACGCCAGTTCCTCAACTGCGGTGCCGGATTCGGAGGCTCGTGTTTCCCCAAGGATGTCAAGGCTCTCATAGGAAAGGCAAAGGACATCGGGTATGAACCACAGCTACTGAGATCAGTGGTAGATGTTAATGATAAACAGCCCCTGAAGATGGTTGAACTGCTCCAGAAGAAGCTCGGCGATCTCAAGAACAAAAGAATAGCCGTGCTTGGTCTGGCCTTCAAGAACGACACCGATGATATCAGAGAATCCCGCTCCATTCCGGTGATCACTGAACTGCTGCGTCTTGGGGCTGACATAGCCGCATACGACCCAATGGCAGAGGAAAGCATGAAGAAGATATTCCACGATGTCACATACTGCAAAAGCGCAGCACAGGCACTGGAAGAAGCAGAAGGCTGCCTCATCATGACAGAATGGACCGAGTTCAGGAAACTGGACAAAGAATTCGAATCCATGGCCAACAGGGTAGTCATAGACGGCAGGCACCTCATCGATCCAAAGGACATCAGCACCGATGTTGACTATGAAGGTCTCTGCTGGTAA
- a CDS encoding slipin family protein, translating to MPLIDFIFPLAIVAVLILSKAVKIVNEYERVVIFRLGRLSGIKGPGLFLIIPVIDTVVKIDLRVVTIDVPKQAVITRDNVTVAVDAVVYYQVIDPSKAVNEVENFKYATAMLSQTTLRDVIGQIDLDDVLSKRDDINRSIQELLDASTDPWGIKVTSVTLRDVSIDETMLRAIAKQAEAEREKRSRIILADGEFIAATKMKDAARLYEEVPVAIKLRELQTYAEIAREKNMIVVANSTNVGDVAALSKAFSKKE from the coding sequence ATGCCTTTGATAGATTTTATTTTTCCTTTAGCTATTGTTGCAGTTTTGATACTGTCCAAAGCAGTCAAGATTGTAAATGAATATGAACGTGTAGTTATCTTCCGTCTTGGAAGATTAAGTGGGATAAAAGGTCCGGGTCTGTTCCTGATCATCCCTGTAATCGATACAGTTGTGAAGATAGACCTGCGTGTGGTTACCATTGATGTACCCAAACAGGCTGTCATAACCAGGGATAACGTAACAGTAGCCGTTGATGCCGTGGTCTATTATCAGGTTATTGACCCTTCAAAAGCTGTCAATGAGGTTGAGAACTTCAAGTATGCAACAGCTATGCTTTCACAGACCACCCTGCGTGATGTTATCGGTCAGATAGACCTTGATGATGTACTATCAAAAAGAGATGATATCAACAGGAGTATTCAGGAGTTGCTTGACGCTTCCACAGACCCGTGGGGTATCAAGGTTACAAGTGTAACTCTAAGGGATGTCAGTATCGATGAAACTATGCTTCGTGCAATTGCAAAGCAGGCAGAAGCAGAGCGTGAAAAGAGATCCCGTATCATACTTGCAGATGGTGAGTTCATTGCCGCTACAAAGATGAAAGATGCTGCACGCCTTTACGAGGAAGTGCCGGTTGCGATCAAACTCAGGGAACTGCAGACATATGCCGAAATAGCAAGGGAAAAGAATATGATTGTCGTAGCCAACTCAACCAATGTTGGAGACGTTGCAGCCCTTTCCAAGGCATTCTCTAAGAAGGAGTGA
- the hisH gene encoding imidazole glycerol phosphate synthase subunit HisH — protein MKKIVIIDYGLGNLRSVQKGLEHAGATVLISSDPEEIKNADGVILPGVGAFKDAMKNVEKVRNTIDEYVASGKPMLGICLGQQMMMSTSEEGGLTEGLDLVKGQVLRFPHSDLKVPHMGWNSIKITQQHPLFEGIPDGSFVYFVHSYYVDTGGKNTLISCEYGTEFAAAVVNDTGNVIGTQFHPEKSGDVGLKMLKNFVAMC, from the coding sequence ATGAAGAAGATAGTCATCATCGATTACGGACTTGGTAACCTAAGGAGTGTTCAAAAGGGACTGGAACACGCAGGAGCCACCGTACTCATATCAAGCGATCCTGAAGAGATAAAAAATGCAGACGGGGTAATCCTTCCGGGAGTTGGCGCATTTAAGGACGCAATGAAGAATGTAGAGAAAGTGAGAAACACTATCGATGAGTATGTAGCATCAGGCAAGCCAATGCTTGGTATCTGCCTGGGACAGCAGATGATGATGAGCACATCAGAGGAAGGCGGCCTCACAGAAGGTCTTGATCTTGTAAAGGGTCAGGTTCTCAGGTTCCCGCACTCAGACCTTAAAGTTCCGCACATGGGCTGGAACTCTATAAAAATAACGCAGCAACATCCACTTTTTGAAGGCATACCCGATGGTTCCTTTGTTTATTTTGTCCACTCATACTACGTGGATACCGGAGGGAAGAACACACTGATATCATGTGAATACGGCACTGAATTTGCAGCAGCCGTGGTCAATGATACAGGCAATGTCATAGGAACCCAGTTCCACCCTGAGAAAAGCGGTGACGTGGGCCTTAAAATGCTGAAGAACTTTGTTGCTATGTGCTAA
- a CDS encoding carboxypeptidase regulatory-like domain-containing protein: MTNLQKLFNDDRAIELPINIVVMLVVGMVALAALVAIIPPPTKNMSVNIIESGEQSATPSPGNTIIVDSTVANSPFDIGVEISVSDPDGYPVRAANVVLRGLGGVATGTTDDHGNCSLSTASSGSSVSLGPNQNEGTMDLTISTDGFYDFEKTDAVMIVRTS; the protein is encoded by the coding sequence TTGACCAATTTACAAAAACTGTTTAATGATGATAGGGCCATCGAGCTTCCTATCAATATTGTAGTCATGCTGGTGGTTGGTATGGTTGCCCTTGCGGCACTTGTGGCGATTATCCCTCCTCCAACTAAGAATATGTCCGTGAATATCATTGAGTCAGGCGAGCAAAGTGCAACTCCAAGTCCAGGTAATACTATCATTGTGGATTCGACCGTAGCAAATTCCCCATTTGATATCGGTGTTGAGATATCTGTGTCCGATCCGGATGGCTATCCTGTAAGAGCTGCCAATGTGGTCTTACGCGGACTTGGCGGTGTGGCAACGGGTACTACAGATGACCATGGCAATTGTTCTCTCAGTACTGCAAGCAGTGGCTCATCTGTCAGCCTCGGTCCTAATCAGAATGAAGGAACCATGGATCTTACTATCTCAACCGATGGCTTCTATGATTTCGAAAAGACGGACGCAGTAATGATAGTCAGGACTTCATGA
- a CDS encoding NfeD family protein: protein MRHKCRSYLSTFLFFTLLLSQFTGLAYAAGQQKVLVLEISDSITPVSDDIVADAIAFAENDDYEALVITLNTPGGGLDETIDIIEQIAATDVPVIGFVYPEGTKAWSAGTLILISTDIAAMAPYTIIGSAQPVTVTASGTEPVEEAKIVNALVKRATENAKKHDRNQTAAEEFITKNLNLDADTALEYDVIEYVSPTLGDLMSQVDGEEVKGKVLNTDGADITYYEPSLRLAFMNIISNPIVSSLLLLLGVYAIILGISNPGFGAELFGIVAIALGLIGTGFDVNIGALFLIIVGVILLVLEFQAPGFGVFGIAGFVCIIAGSVLLAPTDFPRNYTPAEFQRTLIISVSAPTVILGIFLVFVIYKVFEVRRKRPLFGELIGDSAKALDPIGNGQEGYILHHGQHWKARSSDLIEKGDKVKILEKDGVVLVVEKLEEEDELDK from the coding sequence ATGAGACATAAGTGCCGGTCATACCTGAGCACTTTTCTTTTTTTTACATTGCTCCTTTCCCAGTTCACCGGCCTTGCATATGCTGCCGGACAGCAGAAGGTACTGGTGCTTGAGATATCAGACTCCATAACTCCTGTTTCCGATGACATTGTGGCTGATGCCATTGCCTTTGCAGAGAATGATGATTATGAAGCTCTGGTGATAACACTCAATACTCCCGGCGGGGGTCTGGATGAAACCATCGACATAATTGAGCAGATAGCTGCAACCGATGTCCCGGTGATTGGATTTGTGTATCCTGAAGGAACAAAAGCGTGGTCTGCAGGTACTCTTATTTTAATAAGTACGGACATAGCTGCAATGGCACCTTATACTATCATAGGTTCTGCACAGCCTGTCACAGTGACCGCCAGCGGGACAGAACCTGTTGAGGAAGCGAAGATAGTCAATGCTCTTGTAAAAAGAGCTACTGAAAACGCGAAAAAACATGACCGTAATCAGACAGCTGCAGAGGAATTCATCACTAAGAACCTGAACCTTGATGCTGATACTGCTCTTGAGTATGATGTTATTGAGTATGTTTCCCCAACTCTGGGAGATCTGATGTCACAGGTTGACGGTGAAGAGGTGAAAGGAAAAGTACTCAACACCGACGGTGCTGATATCACTTACTATGAACCATCCCTGCGTCTTGCGTTCATGAACATCATATCAAATCCGATAGTTTCCTCGCTGCTCCTGCTTCTTGGAGTCTATGCGATAATACTGGGAATATCAAACCCAGGATTTGGAGCTGAACTTTTCGGAATAGTTGCCATTGCTCTTGGTCTGATAGGAACCGGTTTTGATGTGAATATCGGTGCCCTTTTCCTCATTATTGTTGGTGTGATATTGCTTGTGCTGGAATTCCAGGCTCCGGGATTCGGGGTTTTCGGAATAGCGGGCTTTGTATGCATAATTGCCGGCAGTGTGTTGTTGGCTCCTACGGATTTCCCTCGTAATTATACACCTGCAGAATTCCAGAGGACACTGATAATATCGGTCTCTGCACCTACTGTTATCCTCGGCATTTTCCTTGTTTTTGTGATTTACAAGGTATTTGAGGTAAGAAGGAAAAGACCCCTGTTCGGTGAACTTATTGGTGACAGTGCAAAGGCTCTTGATCCTATTGGTAATGGCCAGGAAGGTTATATTCTCCACCATGGGCAACACTGGAAAGCACGCTCATCGGATCTGATCGAGAAGGGAGATAAGGTCAAAATTCTTGAAAAAGATGGTGTGGTGCTTGTTGTTGAGAAATTAGAAGAAGAGGATGAATTAGATAAGTAA